A single genomic interval of uncultured Desulfobulbus sp. harbors:
- a CDS encoding fatty acid--CoA ligase, translated as MTATLIQRTASAYDYPLLIKNLFLAPTVDNPGQEIVYRDQLRYTYADMRSRVHRLANALTDLGVKPGDTVAVMDWDSHRYLECFFAVPMLGAVLHTINVRLSPEQILYTVDHAEDDYLLVNDEFLPILEQIKGRIDTVKKYVLLSDLDELPQTTLPLAGEYEDLLARSEESFEFVDFDENTRATTFYTTGTTGMPKGVYFSHRQLVLHTLANLAALGTPAVQGRFHQEDVYMPLTPMFHVHAWGLPYVATSLGVKQVYPGKYAPGPILQLIAGEGVTFSHCVPTIMHMLINHPNFVETDLSRWKVLIGGSALTKAMCAKILERGVDAFTGYGMSETCPILTISHVNREDLDQDAEVALRCKTGRPIPMVQMRLVDEEMNEIPKDGEQVGELVVRSPWLTQGYLKDQRNSENLWKGGYLHTGDVANINNDRYVTITDRIKDVIKTGGEWLSSLELEDVIGLHPAVAEVAVIGMLDKKWGERPLALVVAKEEAVAPTPRQLVSHLNQFIEKGLLSKQAMLIKVKVVASIDKTSVGKIDKKTLRAKYL; from the coding sequence ATGACTGCCACCCTGATCCAACGAACCGCCTCGGCCTACGACTATCCTCTGCTCATCAAGAACCTCTTTCTTGCCCCCACAGTCGACAATCCCGGGCAGGAAATCGTCTATCGCGATCAGTTGCGCTACACCTATGCGGATATGCGCAGTCGGGTCCACCGCCTGGCCAATGCCCTCACCGATCTCGGGGTCAAGCCGGGGGATACGGTTGCGGTCATGGACTGGGATTCCCACCGCTACCTGGAATGCTTTTTCGCCGTCCCCATGCTCGGTGCGGTACTGCACACGATCAATGTCCGTCTCTCCCCGGAGCAGATCCTCTATACCGTCGACCATGCCGAGGACGATTACCTTCTGGTCAACGATGAGTTCCTTCCCATATTGGAGCAGATCAAAGGACGGATCGACACGGTCAAAAAATATGTGCTCCTCTCCGATCTGGACGAGCTGCCCCAGACCACCCTGCCGCTCGCCGGCGAGTACGAGGATCTGCTGGCCCGCTCCGAAGAGTCTTTCGAGTTTGTCGATTTCGACGAAAACACCCGGGCAACCACCTTTTACACCACCGGCACCACCGGCATGCCCAAGGGCGTCTATTTCAGCCACCGTCAGCTGGTCCTCCATACCCTGGCCAATCTTGCCGCCCTGGGAACACCCGCCGTACAGGGCAGGTTCCATCAGGAGGATGTCTACATGCCGCTCACGCCGATGTTCCATGTGCACGCATGGGGCCTGCCCTACGTGGCCACTTCGCTGGGGGTAAAGCAGGTCTATCCCGGCAAATATGCCCCTGGCCCCATCCTCCAGCTCATTGCCGGTGAAGGGGTGACCTTCTCCCACTGTGTGCCCACGATCATGCACATGCTGATCAATCATCCCAACTTTGTTGAAACCGATCTGTCCCGGTGGAAAGTCCTGATCGGCGGCTCAGCCCTGACCAAGGCCATGTGCGCCAAAATACTGGAACGAGGGGTGGATGCCTTTACCGGCTACGGCATGTCGGAAACCTGCCCGATCCTCACCATTTCCCACGTAAATCGAGAAGATCTGGATCAGGATGCGGAGGTGGCGCTGCGCTGCAAGACCGGCCGCCCGATCCCCATGGTCCAGATGCGCCTGGTGGATGAGGAGATGAATGAGATCCCCAAGGACGGCGAACAGGTGGGCGAGCTGGTGGTGCGCTCTCCCTGGTTGACCCAGGGGTATCTCAAGGATCAGCGCAACTCGGAAAATCTGTGGAAGGGGGGCTATCTGCACACCGGAGACGTGGCCAACATCAATAACGATCGGTATGTGACCATCACCGACCGCATCAAGGATGTCATAAAAACCGGCGGCGAATGGCTCAGTTCCCTGGAGCTTGAGGATGTGATCGGCCTGCATCCGGCGGTTGCCGAGGTGGCGGTGATCGGTATGCTCGATAAAAAATGGGGAGAACGCCCTTTGGCGCTGGTTGTTGCCAAGGAAGAGGCGGTCGCCCCCACCCCTCGGCAACTTGTGAGCCATCTCAATCAGTTCATTGAAAAAGGGCTGCTGTCCAAACAGGCCATGCTGATCAAGGTCAAGGTGGTGGCGAGTATCGACAAGACCAGCGTGGGCAAAATCGACAAGAAGACGCTCCGCGCCAAGTATCTGTAA
- a CDS encoding ABC transporter substrate-binding protein → MRLASKILLGAVMLLMISCNIYAETLKIAYSDWPGWVAWDIAQRKGFFKKHGVEVELEWFEYMASMDAFAAGKVDAVCVANGDALVLSASGAKNVMILVNDFSNGNDKIVAKPGLASVKDLKGKKIGVELGVVSHLLLINALKENGMTDKDVTLVNVPTHQTAQVLASGDVDAIVAWQPNSGQALKSVPGSTAVYTSANAPGLIYDTLTVAPGSLMKNRAEWQKVVAAWYDVVDYMQNPANEKEMLEILSSRVDLKPEEYKPFLLGTKILTLPESLAVLKSADNLGSLYGSSENVNTFFVANKVYAEPVKVKKTIDSSFTKALSK, encoded by the coding sequence ATGAGGCTGGCTTCTAAAATTCTGTTGGGCGCAGTCATGCTGCTGATGATTTCCTGCAACATCTACGCGGAAACGCTCAAGATTGCCTACAGTGACTGGCCTGGCTGGGTGGCCTGGGACATTGCCCAGCGCAAAGGGTTTTTCAAAAAGCACGGCGTTGAGGTGGAGCTAGAATGGTTTGAATACATGGCTTCCATGGATGCCTTTGCCGCCGGCAAGGTGGATGCGGTCTGTGTGGCCAACGGCGATGCCCTGGTGCTCTCCGCCTCCGGCGCCAAGAACGTGATGATCCTGGTCAACGACTTCAGTAACGGCAACGACAAGATCGTGGCCAAACCGGGGCTCGCATCGGTCAAGGATCTCAAGGGCAAAAAAATCGGGGTCGAGCTGGGCGTGGTCAGCCACCTGCTGCTGATCAACGCGCTCAAGGAAAACGGCATGACCGACAAGGATGTGACCCTGGTCAACGTACCCACCCACCAGACCGCGCAGGTCCTGGCCTCGGGGGATGTCGATGCCATCGTCGCCTGGCAGCCCAACTCAGGTCAGGCCCTGAAATCCGTGCCCGGTTCCACCGCCGTCTACACCAGCGCCAATGCCCCTGGCCTGATCTACGATACCCTCACCGTAGCTCCCGGGTCGCTTATGAAAAACCGGGCCGAGTGGCAGAAGGTGGTCGCCGCCTGGTACGACGTGGTCGACTACATGCAGAACCCGGCCAACGAAAAAGAAATGCTGGAAATTCTTTCTTCGCGCGTCGATCTCAAGCCCGAGGAGTACAAACCCTTTCTCTTGGGAACCAAAATACTCACCCTCCCGGAATCCCTGGCCGTGCTTAAATCCGCCGACAACCTCGGCAGCCTCTACGGGTCCAGCGAGAACGTGAACACCTTCTTTGTCGCCAACAAGGTCTATGCCGAGCCGGTCAAGGTCAAGAAAACCATCGACAGCTCCTTTACCAAAGCCCTGAGCAAATAA
- a CDS encoding ABC transporter permease subunit has translation MSWFIIQKELPPRKRAVLMLLSFVLPVVLWSVVSYVPFVWHPMVEITNPGDSPYLEKGQLIKRDVFVQENQRLRENGDAPIAGFRANPVYLPPPHKVLIAVYTAFKTPPRRPSEPWLHQSLGHSIRVVFYGFLLSSVIGVPLGIFCGVFSFFSKLFEPFFEFFRYMPAPVFGALAVAILGINDGPKIAIIFIGTFFQQVLVIANTTRQLPPSLLEAAQTLGAKGGTLMRKVVLPAIAPTVFLDMRILLGWAWTYLIVAEVIGTSTGITWFITQQAKYLVYENVYAAILLIGVIGLGTDMLLAWIGRNVFVWSGGKRGPFFQFLHELVTGPWDEPFTFVQKRMERNARNRTAQL, from the coding sequence ATGTCCTGGTTCATCATTCAGAAGGAGCTGCCGCCGAGAAAACGGGCCGTGCTGATGCTGCTCTCATTCGTGCTGCCGGTTGTACTCTGGTCGGTGGTCAGTTATGTGCCCTTTGTCTGGCATCCCATGGTGGAGATCACCAACCCTGGCGACAGTCCCTATCTGGAGAAAGGGCAACTCATCAAGCGGGATGTCTTTGTCCAGGAAAACCAGCGGCTGCGCGAAAACGGTGACGCGCCGATTGCAGGTTTTCGCGCCAATCCGGTCTATCTGCCGCCGCCGCACAAGGTTTTGATCGCGGTCTACACCGCCTTCAAGACCCCGCCGCGGCGGCCGAGCGAGCCCTGGCTCCACCAGAGTCTGGGCCACAGTATCCGCGTGGTGTTTTACGGCTTTCTCCTCTCTTCGGTGATCGGCGTTCCCCTGGGCATCTTTTGCGGCGTGTTCTCCTTTTTTTCGAAGCTGTTCGAACCCTTTTTCGAGTTCTTTCGCTACATGCCGGCGCCGGTCTTCGGCGCCCTGGCGGTGGCCATCCTCGGGATCAACGACGGTCCGAAAATCGCGATCATCTTCATCGGCACCTTTTTTCAGCAGGTCCTGGTGATCGCCAACACCACCCGGCAACTGCCGCCGTCTCTGTTGGAGGCTGCCCAGACCCTGGGAGCCAAGGGCGGAACCCTGATGCGCAAGGTGGTGCTGCCGGCGATTGCGCCCACGGTCTTCTTGGATATGCGGATTCTCCTCGGCTGGGCCTGGACCTACCTGATCGTCGCCGAGGTCATCGGTACCAGCACCGGCATCACCTGGTTCATCACCCAGCAGGCCAAGTACCTGGTCTACGAGAATGTCTATGCCGCCATTTTGCTCATTGGGGTGATCGGCCTGGGCACCGACATGTTGCTTGCCTGGATCGGGCGTAACGTCTTTGTGTGGAGCGGTGGCAAGCGGGGCCCCTTCTTCCAGTTCCTCCATGAGTTGGTCACCGGCCCCTGGGATGAACCCTTCACCTTTGTTCAAAAGAGAATGGAACGCAATGCACGCAATAGAACTGCCCAGTTATAA
- a CDS encoding ABC transporter ATP-binding protein, which produces MHAIELPSYKQQSPKVADRFARLKQREVIMEADGISRVFSTEKGEVTALDNVSFKAYRREFLSVIGPSGCGKSTLIRILSGLDQATSGEVLLDGRPVSEPGPERGMVFQGYTLFPWLTVKKNVMFGLEIAGKGRATSESEALQWIEMVGLADFAGHYPDQLSGGMKQRVAIARALANQPRVLLMDEPFGALDAQTRARMQSYLMQIWRNVDITIIFITHDLDEAVYLSDRILVLDAHPGRVREMVEVPVEQPRTPAQHLSPEFLATKNHIESLIHPASEVEDTLPMIRLTQVQDEVF; this is translated from the coding sequence ATGCACGCAATAGAACTGCCCAGTTATAAACAGCAGAGCCCCAAGGTCGCCGATCGTTTCGCCCGCCTCAAACAGCGCGAAGTCATTATGGAGGCCGATGGAATCAGCCGCGTCTTTTCCACCGAGAAGGGGGAGGTGACCGCCCTGGATAATGTCTCCTTCAAGGCCTACCGGCGCGAGTTCCTTTCCGTGATCGGGCCTTCTGGCTGCGGCAAATCGACCTTGATTCGCATTCTCTCCGGGCTTGATCAGGCCACCTCCGGCGAGGTGCTGCTCGATGGTCGGCCGGTGTCAGAGCCGGGGCCGGAGCGGGGCATGGTCTTTCAGGGGTACACCCTCTTTCCCTGGTTGACGGTCAAGAAAAACGTGATGTTCGGCCTGGAAATCGCCGGCAAGGGAAGGGCCACCTCCGAGTCGGAAGCCCTGCAGTGGATCGAGATGGTCGGCCTGGCCGACTTTGCAGGCCATTATCCCGATCAGTTGTCCGGCGGCATGAAGCAACGGGTGGCCATAGCCCGCGCCCTGGCCAATCAGCCGCGGGTGCTGTTGATGGACGAGCCCTTCGGCGCCCTCGATGCCCAGACCCGCGCCCGGATGCAGTCCTACCTGATGCAGATCTGGCGCAATGTCGACATTACCATTATCTTCATCACCCACGACCTGGATGAGGCGGTGTATCTCTCCGACCGCATCCTCGTCCTCGATGCCCATCCCGGGCGGGTGCGGGAGATGGTGGAGGTGCCGGTGGAACAACCGCGTACACCGGCGCAGCATCTCAGCCCGGAATTTCTCGCCACCAAGAACCATATCGAAAGCCTGATTCACCCGGCAAGCGAGGTTGAAGACACCCTGCCCATGATCCGTCTGACCCAGGTGCAGGACGAGGTTTTTTGA
- the nikR gene encoding nickel-responsive transcriptional regulator NikR: MKRKTNKTDKVQRISISLPDSLISELDQLVEEGVYGNRSQAVAQMVRNSLLDMHLQQEDQVMAGTVTLVYDESRPTLRSQLVQIQRNHIDTVISSLNVLLENHHSLEVLQVQGPVRTLNTIVQEIRACKGVESCKVALTTTIMPPIHGPKGEENASV; the protein is encoded by the coding sequence ATGAAACGGAAAACCAACAAAACCGACAAAGTGCAGCGGATCAGCATTTCCCTGCCCGATAGCCTGATCAGCGAGCTGGATCAGCTGGTGGAAGAGGGAGTTTACGGCAATCGCAGTCAGGCAGTGGCGCAGATGGTGCGCAACAGCCTGCTTGATATGCATCTCCAGCAGGAGGATCAGGTCATGGCCGGAACCGTTACCCTGGTCTACGACGAGTCCCGGCCGACCCTCCGTTCCCAGCTGGTGCAGATCCAGCGCAACCATATCGATACGGTGATTTCCTCGCTCAACGTCCTGTTGGAAAATCACCATTCACTTGAGGTGCTCCAGGTCCAGGGGCCGGTGCGCACGCTGAACACGATTGTTCAAGAAATTCGAGCCTGCAAAGGGGTGGAGAGTTGCAAGGTTGCCCTGACCACCACCATCATGCCCCCGATTCACGGGCCAAAAGGAGAAGAAAATGCGTCAGTCTGA